One Triticum dicoccoides isolate Atlit2015 ecotype Zavitan chromosome 5B, WEW_v2.0, whole genome shotgun sequence genomic window carries:
- the LOC119312917 gene encoding stearoyl-[acyl-carrier-protein] 9-desaturase 5, chloroplastic-like: protein MYLMASLPSHGAFHTPLWYSCSRSTTMVMATASKAKDGVPGKAFSPRKASHRDRVAHSLPPEKREVFDSLNSWAEDNILVLLKPVERSWQPQDYLPEPSSDRFYDEVKELRERAEEIPDDYLVCLVGDMVTEEALPTYQKMLNILDGGVRDETGSSQTSWAVWTRAWTAEENRHGDLMNKYIYLTGRADMRQVEKTIQYLVGAGMDPKTEANPYEFFIYTSFQERATFISHGNTARHARKYGDLKLAQISGTIAADERRHELAYTKIVEKLFEVDPNYTVLAFASIMKKKITMPAHLMYDGQENNLFEHFSAVAQRLGVYTAMDYADILEFLVQRWNVAGLTGLSGEGRRAQDYLCSLGPRFGKLLERAQGSQKKLPVVPFSWIYGRQVQL from the exons ATGTATCTGATGGCATCCCTGCCTTCCCACGGCGccttccatacacctctttggtattCTTGCTCGAGGAGCACAACCATGGTGATGGCCACGGCTTCCAAGGCCAA GGATGGAGTTCCCGGAAAGGCCTTCAGTCCTCGCAAGGCGTCTCATAGAGACCGAGTAGCTCACTCATTGCCACCTGAAAAGAGAGAGGTTTTTGATTCGCTTAACAGTTGGGCAGAGGACAACATTCTGGTCCTCTTGAAGCCGGTTGAAAGATCCTGGCAGCCACAGGACTATCTGCCAGAGCCTTCCTCGGATAGATTTTATGACGAAGTCAAGGAGCTGAGGGAGCGAGCCGAGGAGATCCCCGACGACTACTTGGTATGTCTGGTTGGAGACATGGTCACTGAGGAAGCACTCCCTACCTATCAGAAAATGCTCAATATCCTTGATGGCGGTGTCCGCGACGAAACTGGCAGCAGCCAAACCAGCTGGGCTGTATGGACGAGGGCATGGACGGCCGAGGAGAACCGACACGGTGATCTCATGAACAAGTATATTTATCTCACTGGGAGGGCTGATATGAGGCAGGTGGAGAAGACCATACAGTATTTGGTTGGTGCTGGAATG GATCCAAAAACCGAGGCCAACCCCTATGAGTTTTTCATTTACACGTCTTTCCAAGAGAGGGCAACCTTCATATCTCACGGCAACACTGCAAGGCACGCCCGGAAGTACGGGGACCTGAAGCTGGCCCAGATAAGCGGCACCATCGCGGCTGACGAAAGGCGCCACGAGCTTGCCTATACCAAGATAGTGGAGAAGCTCTTCGAGGTCGATCCCAACTACACGGTTCTGGCCTTCGCCAGcatcatgaagaagaagatcaccatGCCCGCCCACCTTATGTATGATGGGCAGGAGAACAACCTGTTTGAGCACTTCAGCGCGGTGGCACAGCGGCTGGGCGTCTACACCGCCATGGACTACGCTGACATCCTCGAGTTCCTGGTCCAGAGGTGGAACGTCGCCGGCCTCACTGGGCTGTCCGGGGAAGGGCGGCGTGCTCAGGATTACCTCTGCTCCCTAGGACCAAGGTTTGGGAAGCTGTTGGAGCGAGCTCAGGGGAGCCAAAAGAAGTTGCCGGTTGTTCCTTTCAGCTGGATCTATGGCCGGCAAGTGCAGCTTTGA